The Methanobrevibacter sp. TLL-48-HuF1 genomic sequence TTGTTGATTTGGTAGATGATGATTTGGATCAGGATGTAATAGCTATTGCTCCTAATGATAACGAAGTTGTAGTTATTATAATGCCTATCAGAAACGGTAAAATTGTTGGGCGTGATGACTTTTTAATGAGTGGATCACAATACGAATCAAATTCTGAAATATTATTTGCATTTATTCAGCAATATTATGGATTTAATCGCCATATTCCAAAACAGATTCTTTTAAATGAACCTATTGATGATGCTGAATTGCTTGAAGAATGGTTAGGTGACTTAAGAGGTAATAAAGTTTATATTAAAGTGCCTATGAAAGGTGTAAAGCTCAGACTTGTTAATATGGCTCAAAAAAATGCTGAAATTATCAAGCATCAGAAGAAAGCTATGGAAAATTCATTGATCGAACTTAAAAAGTATCTGAAGCTTGATAAACTTCCAAGAATTATTGAGGGTTATGATATAAGTAATATTTCAGGTAAATTTGCTGTTGGTTCAAAAGTTTCTTTTAAAAATGCGAAACCAAATAAAAAGAAATATAAACGTTTTAAAATTGAAACTCCGGGACCTAATGATTTTGCTATGATGAAAGAATTGTTAACACGTCGTTTAAAAATGATTGACACAGATGAAGAGCCTGATTTAATTGTTATTGATGGTGGTAAAGGTCAGTTAGGTATGGCTTGTGAGGTTTTAGATGAGCTTAATTTGGCCCACATTCCTATTATTGGGCTAGCTAAGGAATTTGAAGAAATTTATATTCCTAATTCTAAACGGCCAATTATTATTCCTAAAAATAATAAAGCTTTGCATTTGCTTCAGCAGGTTAGAGATGAATCTCACAGATTTGCAATCACATACCATAGAAAATTAAGAAGTGATAATATAAGTGAATCTTCATTAGATGATATTCCGGGCATTGGTAAAAAACGTAAGATTAATATTTTAAAGGAATTTGGAACTATTGACAATGTTAAAAATGCTTCTGTTGATGAATTAGCTAAAATAAAAGGTATGAATAAGAAAGCAGCTGCTAATGTTTATGATTATTATCATTAGTCATTCTTATTTGATTTTTTATAAAATTCTATTTTTTTTCAATTAGATTTAAATATGATGAATTTTAATAAGTTTTATACAGTAAAAACAATTTATTGGGAATTAGATACTATGGTTAAGTGTCCGAGATGTGGATATGAAAATAACGATATTTCAGTATATTGTGAAAATTGTACATATCCTATTAAAAATCCACAAACTGCTAATTCTGATAATAAATCAGACAATGGATGGAATATTAGCACAGGTAAAAAAATAGCTATTGTTTTAGGAATTGTGGTAATAGCATTATTATTATTTTCATTTATTTATAACTCAACTCAGCCGGATAATAAAAGTTCATTAAATGTTATTTCTGCTGATGAAAAAGTACAGGAAGGTTCCAATTATCCTTATCAGGCACATATAATGTATAATGGAACCTGGTCAGGTAAAGTAGGAGATCCAAATTATATTCGTGAAGTATCAGGTCATGGTGATGAATCATACAATTTAGATTGTGCACCATGGGATAAAGTAAATATTGTAATTGAAAAATCAGACGGCAGTTCTAATGAACTTAAAGTAGAACTTCTTAAAAATGGAAATGTAGTAGCTGAAAACTCAACTACTAGTTCAACAGGTAGTGTGGTTATTAATTATAATTATTAGTTGGAAACTTCATTAACTTTAGCTTCTAATAATTCAATAAGCTCTTCAGTTTTATATATCCTTATTTCTTCTTTATCTGGTTGGAATATTTTTATAAATGTAATTAAATCATGGCATAACTGATCATATTGGATATTGAAAGTATTGAAATTAGACAATAAGGCAATTACTTTTTCCTGGTTCAAATCACTATTTTCTTTTAATATTCTTTCAATATTTGCAAAATGTGTTTCAATCATTAGCTTGTCATTTTCTAAAGTGTCAATATATTCTTGAATTTTATTGTTATTAGTCATTTTAATCACTTATTTTAAAATATATTTAATTAAAATATATATAGCTTCAATTATAAAATTATTTATATTATTGTTGGGGCATAAAAAATGATTAAAGTTGACAATATTAGTAAAA encodes the following:
- a CDS encoding zinc-ribbon domain-containing protein, which codes for MNFNKFYTVKTIYWELDTMVKCPRCGYENNDISVYCENCTYPIKNPQTANSDNKSDNGWNISTGKKIAIVLGIVVIALLLFSFIYNSTQPDNKSSLNVISADEKVQEGSNYPYQAHIMYNGTWSGKVGDPNYIREVSGHGDESYNLDCAPWDKVNIVIEKSDGSSNELKVELLKNGNVVAENSTTSSTGSVVINYNY
- the uvrC gene encoding excinuclease ABC subunit UvrC; translated protein: MSTKVKSPENLPKKPGVYIMRDANDEIIYIGKAKNLINRVRSYFREKLDRPKTQILMSHFDSLEYIVTNSEKEALILEANLIKKHRPRYNIQLKDDKRYPYVKITTEKYPRLIITRNITKNGIYYGPFTDVTSVKKTVKFLKSLFKIRTCRNMDGPCLNSQIDLCYAPCSGEISKEEYDEIISKIDLFFQGKYSVIVKNLKKEMAKAAENEQFEKAAVLRDQITSIEEIMEKQFVDLVDDDLDQDVIAIAPNDNEVVVIIMPIRNGKIVGRDDFLMSGSQYESNSEILFAFIQQYYGFNRHIPKQILLNEPIDDAELLEEWLGDLRGNKVYIKVPMKGVKLRLVNMAQKNAEIIKHQKKAMENSLIELKKYLKLDKLPRIIEGYDISNISGKFAVGSKVSFKNAKPNKKKYKRFKIETPGPNDFAMMKELLTRRLKMIDTDEEPDLIVIDGGKGQLGMACEVLDELNLAHIPIIGLAKEFEEIYIPNSKRPIIIPKNNKALHLLQQVRDESHRFAITYHRKLRSDNISESSLDDIPGIGKKRKINILKEFGTIDNVKNASVDELAKIKGMNKKAAANVYDYYH